The genomic region CATGATGGAAATAGaaagacaaaaataattataagttcatatgataataaaaaagaccTAAAGCCGGTTATAAATTCAGTtggtgaaaaaaaatattcattattaaatatatacaagcTTATGCAGGCTGATCCTAtaccatttattaatttattttttttgttgattttttttgtctataaaagaaaaagagaCACCATAGaatgataaatttaattaatatcttatattttttgtaatattcaGATGCTTATGGtactatatttaaaatacatattaatatataacaataataaacaagTAAATTcgtttattactattattataggTAAATGaattcataaatataattaaaaaatatatttatataattataatcgaaattatttattattataatatatatagatgaTGTCGTTAGAAAGGttaattttcaattttaaattgatttatataattctaagaataaaaacatCACTAACATAATGaatgattaaaaaatatattttttataaaattatttattattgaaaaatattccaattttgttaaaatataaaaagtagCCCCATATTTCCCTTTTATATGCTACATacaattgttttttataaatattcagtaaaaattatataaaaatataatggtattttataacagagatatataatatatgctttATTGAATGAATGATAAATCAATAGCATATAAGAGTGCATTATAAATGTAccaatgatatatattttactaaaGATACTATTTGAGATATGTGAGGTTATATTCTAAAAAATTGAATCGATGGAGAAAGTGTTAAAGACTCAATTTGTGTTAAtgtcttttattattccatATTACCATGGATTATATTATCAgtgtttaataaattatcttTAATTGCAAGCAGCATTGTTTTATcataaaattaacaaaatataaaaaatttaataaattatttgaatgtATATTCATTGATAGCTATAACATTAAAATACataagataaaaatgaacactacaaaatatttatatattaaaagataacatgcatattatattccCCATGCTAAAGTGTAATATGACAACCTAATTATACTTAATTTTCTATTatacttaaaaattttcaacaatagttatttaattgttatatattaatatttactaagtattattttaaaaatggttTGCATTCAAAGACTTATTTAAGCTTAAAATAGCTCAATACTATGGGTTCAGTGCTATTTGATGTTTTAAACCGTAGAAAAGATGCTcaagatatattataagaTAACCCAATATGTTACATTTCTAAATTGAAGTATATaggattaaaaataaagttattgaacatattaaaattggCCATTAATTTATCTagattaaataaaaataatataaatttatgtaatttGAATAGAAAATGGAACATGTAacttaatttaaaaatattataattttagaaaaatctatattataagaaacaactatataaaactgtaatatatcttattaaataactatttatatacttttaaGGATTATAGTAACAATagcattttttgtataaatggatcatatatacatatggcAAAAGTATATTAAGCAACTCTCCATTTAAGGTAATTTAGATAATTGTcataaaataagtatagCATGATTAACGAGATATAATTGGTATGCAAAGATATTAAGTAGATACAACAGATATTTacgtaatatatataaatattattatcccTCATAATCTCCAAAATATGGGACAGTCGTATTCTAATATTAAGGAACTggtatacaattttttaaataaaatattctctTACTATGTGTTTTACATGTTGTATCGcccataaattatattaattttcatttgattagcatttatattaatacgtttttttgtttaattcataaaatatatttgtagtaTAGTGCAATTAATACGATCGATGGCGCTGTTGGTGTGGAGAAGCAAAAAGGTGGAGGAATAGTTGAATTTGCTAGAAAACCAATCTCAGAATATTGTCCTTACAGGGGTGAGCATGgaaatttttgtattaatttttttgaatatgcTAGTTGTGgtgttatttatttgctaaaaaatttaaagaattATGGTTTAGATTATGATAAACTTGCTGAATACGCTATTTTATGGTTAAGTTATAAACTAAATCAACATCCAGAATATAGTGGCAAgaaattaaatgatatttatactaataatataggaaaaaatgatgattataataagaaaaaatatggtgATAATAGTCTGAGTTATAAGGATATTatggataaaaaaaaagatttgatgaatatgaatattaaagaaatatctaatttttatgaagcATTAAAAAACTTATATAGCATGTATAGTGACTGTAATAAAACCGAGTTAGATTGCGAAAAATTTTCACAAAAAGCTAATGAATTTgttcaaaattttgaagaactcaataaatattctaagaatataaaaaacagtTCATATAgtcaaatattatatagatTATCAGATGATTATaacaatttaataaataaatatgataataaaaaatcttGTGATTTCTCATCTCTTCCAAAGATAAAAACATCACAAAGCACATTAATTCCAGTTTTATCGCCATTTTCTGTAATACCAGTTTTCTTGGGAGTTGCTTATAAggtaaataataaggaattaaaaactatattatttaaattatatttttatgatcCCTTATATGcgtttatcaaaaaatatatatacgattaccatttttatattagtatTCATTATCTGGAATTGATAAACTATTTCAAAGacaatatataagaaaaaaattaaaaaaaataaagaagaaaatgaaactTAATATATGATTCGAAGAGTAGTGGTTAGTTCAGGAAGAGTAATAATGTTGATATATGTTAAGAATATGTCTATTTGGAAACAAGTCATTTTtgatgatattttttaacaataatttttgtgtctataagaatatttaaataatataatcaataaaatatagagatatatgtatatatttattgtattttgcattatttttgcatattttttatatgatttttatGTTGTGGGTCCGGGTTAAGATAGTATTTGTGGAACCCATAAATGGGTTAAGGTTAAGTATCACATTACatttaaattgtataatttttaataatatttattgttgattatttttctttataaaagaaaaaacattatttatatgataaatttaataagttCTATTTTCGTATTTAAAagacaatataaaattcaagcaataataaataagccatattcatttattagtataaataattcgGGGTTAGTATACGAGAGCCATGTTAGGGCTCATTTacctatttttataaaaaaaatataaaatattactaaataatattaaaaattcgAGAAGTATAACATATAAGAATACGTttagatgaaaataataatttttgataattgtttttcatatgtttgcatataatattttattatcataattaatatatattaatttgcATGTAaacatacaaaaataaaaaatataattttataaagtatcaagtatattattaaatgagCCTTTAAGTTAAACTAAAgacttattttataaaaatatgcaaaaaatattttagatTGAATTTTGCATAAATGTAttgattttataattaaaataatgtattatGTATGAAAATGGGATtgtatttgaaaaaaacacaaatataaaaattttagtaGTTGCATGTTACATCTTTGTTGATAGcggttattatatatttatataattctgcatgtatataaattagtGGACagttcattttatttaaaaaattataaataattttgttatatttaatataatggctcaaacaaacaaaaacaTTCACGAacaatacatatatttttatacatttaaaatatattattttttatttttattatttatattaaagtaaaaataaaatataaattttttttaacttataATTGCAGgatcataattttatggACGATTTAAAATAGCAGCAACATATATTCCCATAAATAGCATATAActtgtttatataaattaaaatgaaacaaattgtaatattaaataatagcaTCATTGTTTTacaacaataatatataaaaagaaagctaaaaagaataaatcatatatattatttaaaccACCTGATTCggaaaacaatttttattaataaaaaaaatgaataaaggGATATTTAGTTTAGTTTGTATCATCTTGTATGGCCTTTTGGCTGTATCAATACATTGCTCGAAACAGAAAGTAAGTttccaaaataaaatataaacaaatatatagaaaattatataatagtgGTTATTTACATGTTAtggcatatatattattatatttatttatagcaTGATCAATCTAAGACATCTGGATTAAGAAGTAGAATCATTCGTGCTATCAAGAAAATAAACGGaagtaacaaaaaaaatgttatagaATTTCAACGTGAAACGCAAttaaataacaataataataacaataatgaaGATGATGATATATGGGATgatgataaatatgatgATGAAAAAGACTATGAAGATGACGGTTGTGGTTGTTGTGGTTGTTGTGGTTGATAAATATGTTGATTAAGAACATGATTAGTGTTcccatttatatatttacttacatggaaatattttggcttatttacattattgtatataattcGTGAAAAAATtcagaaaataattaataattgaaATAAGATCTATCCGTTTgctataattataatatttgttatttgtatgcttataattttacattttatatgtacatttataaaataaataaaattgcaTATTAATGTATATTCTGTCTTATAACTtatgtttttgtttttttattattttatataaaatttggcTTTAAACACACAAATTTGAGTGTGACATTGtacatttgttttattaatatatttttgggTATTACTATGTAAATGCCAACATAGACTTTTGTTCTCTTTTGTGTAATactacaaaataataattaactTTATAAGTATCACTTTGCAACATTTAAGAACCcattatgtaaaatataaaaatagtgtgTCTTTTATAGAAGacttaatatttatttaaaaaaaaataatataatatatacatccataaatacttttaatgaatataaataaatatattacaacgacacataaattaattctatagaaaatgcaaaaaattaataaataataggaTATTAGCAGATGTAGAcaatcaattttatttaaataatttttatgaatcaAGTTTGGATATTGTAGATGCTTTTAATGacgaagaaataaaatgtattaaaaatgcTATAGATAAGGACATAAAAAAGTGTATGGTCAGCAACGTGTTATTCAAATTAAAAGGCATAAATATGGGAATGAACATTTTAATTCACAAGGTTGTGATGAAATCATCAAAAATtccaaagaaaaaaaataagttaaTGATGGGCTACCAGTGGAATAAACACAATATAagacaataaaaatgtatataccTTTTTCGGTATGAAAATATAGGCAATTTAAACAATTGACACGggtattttaaatattgatTATGAAAACTTTGAAAACAAGTATAATGAAATTCTTTGAAGAGATAGCTATAAGGAATTAAAATACGataattttcttaaaaAGGTGCTAAATACCATATTTAAATGGGAAATATTTAACATAGCATTTATTTTGGAGGTGTTTGTATATGTAGTGTTGGAGTACCATTTGGGATTTTAACTGAAATTGGTTTGAGTTTACACTTTATGAAAATAGacacaaaatgaaaaatgaattaacaTAACCTttgttcattattatttttttttaactattAAATATTGCATATGGtcaataattataaaaataaatatattcatatttttgaCATCGGAAATTTAGGATACTGCTTCATggattttatttgaattaatTTGCTCATATTTGATAGCATTTGTTGGGCTAtgcaatttttaaatattatatatatttagcataattttatatttaaaaatgaaaaagcatatattatatataaaagaaaaacaagGATTATATTAATGATTGTAAATTTTATCTTAATTTAtggtttttattattaaagatCAAATGATATTtagttatataaatatataatgcatCCATATGTtctaaatgatatatatacaccattaattaaaaaatatagatggTGTGCTACAagttaattattttcttatcACTATATCGAAAACATGATATATggattatattataatttttttcaattgaaaatagtataaaataaaaaatgataatttgaaaatgttattaaaatacttataaataatggaaaatttaattatataaaaaaaatatggtaaAATTCAATTaagaaaaaggaaaaaattcaagttataatatgaaaatataataaatacaaaaaattataaaatgatactaagaaaaaaatatatagctaAACTCAATTGAATTATTTCAAtttagtattatttttgatattattaGACTCTAATGTGTTACTAAAATAATTAGACATACTACATGTTTATTGTGGATATATGTcgttaatttaattatatattacattaaaaacaaatatacatTGTTGGATCGACAacctatattttttggagaaataatattttttttgaataaataatatatatttttttaaatattaattaaaaaaaattataattaaattgtattattaaatatttaacaatattttgtatgaaattttcatatatttatagctttatatacaaattaatgtaaataaacaatACTATTATATACAGTAAATTGACATAATTAATACCAAATACTATACGGAGAAATATAAGTAAATTAAATTGTATGgtatagaaataaaactagtatgatattttatatataaaaagataatttttaaaaaattttttatggtattaaaaaaaataaatatatactgcAAAAATGAATCCCAAATTAATACAAATGAGTTCATCTCTTCTTTTAATGTGCTTATGCGAAGCACACAGTAACGaggtaaaatattatatgttaaatttataaatattggtttattatgataaaatttatattatggtgatattttacattacaaaataaaatttaattttaaatatattcaaaatttatgtatttttagaaaaaaaataataatggatTTATGATTACAAAATCGAATCGATTTCTATCTGAACTCGAAAACAATGAAGTAGGGGTAGAAGGATATGAGGATCAACCAATTTATAAAGAGCAACCAGTCTATGAGGACCAATCAAATTATGAAGATCAACCAAATCATGAAGTGTTTGCTATAAGAGATAAAAATGGGAAGCCCGtcgataaaaataatttaaaaaataatgtaaaaatcGTTTTTTCCGATTTAGATGGAACATTGTTAAATGATGACCATAAAGTAtccaaattaaatatagaaagTTTAGCAAAGGCACAAAATAAAGGAATAAAAGTAGTTATTGCTACTGGTCGTCCATTATTTTCAgctaattatttaataggagaagatatgaaaaaaaataatttaagttTA from Plasmodium vinckei vinckei genome assembly, chromosome: PVVCY_04 harbors:
- a CDS encoding PIR protein CIR protein, with amino-acid sequence MGQSYSNIKELYSAINTIDGAVGVEKQKGGGIVEFARKPISEYCPYRGEHGNFCINFFEYASCGVIYLLKNLKNYGLDYDKLAEYAILWLSYKLNQHPEYSGKKLNDIYTNNIGKNDDYNKKKYGDNSLSYKDIMDKKKDLMNMNIKEISNFYEALKNLYSMYSDCNKTELDCEKFSQKANEFVQNFEELNKYSKNIKNSSYSQILYRLSDDYNNLINKYDNKKSCDFSSLPKIKTSQSTLIPVLSPFSVIPVFLGVAYKTIYKKKIKKNKEENET
- a CDS encoding fam-c protein — its product is MNKGIFSLVCIILYGLLAVSIHCSKQKHDQSKTSGLRSRIIRAIKKINGSNKKNVIEFQRETQLNNNNNNNNEDDDIWDDDKYDDEKDYEDDGCGCCGCCG